In Acidaminococcus fermentans DSM 20731, one genomic interval encodes:
- a CDS encoding lytic transglycosylase domain-containing protein, with product MERKRNKKRPGCLPVVLIFLLLMVAGYFGWKTDTAQRKFVYNWPYAREIHLYSAQYRVDPFLAVAVIKNESNFKPEAKSKAGALGLMQITPETGAWIAKCTDFPNFRDSMLLKPELNIKFGCWYLAELEHEFHGNEVLMLAAYNAGRGTVKEWMKDNGWGYDFNSISQIPFSDTRAYVQKVLDDRNNYQNLYKKTLKNY from the coding sequence TTGGAACGGAAAAGAAACAAAAAACGGCCAGGATGTCTGCCGGTGGTGCTGATTTTCCTGCTGCTGATGGTGGCCGGCTATTTTGGCTGGAAAACGGATACGGCCCAGCGGAAATTCGTGTACAACTGGCCCTATGCCCGGGAAATCCATCTGTACAGCGCCCAGTACCGGGTGGATCCTTTTCTGGCAGTGGCTGTGATCAAAAATGAAAGCAATTTCAAACCGGAGGCCAAATCCAAGGCCGGGGCCCTGGGCCTGATGCAGATTACTCCGGAAACCGGCGCATGGATCGCCAAATGCACGGATTTCCCCAATTTCCGGGATTCCATGCTGCTGAAGCCGGAGCTCAACATCAAATTCGGCTGCTGGTATCTGGCGGAACTGGAACATGAATTCCACGGCAATGAAGTGCTGATGCTGGCGGCCTACAATGCAGGCCGGGGCACGGTGAAGGAATGGATGAAGGACAACGGCTGGGGCTATGATTTCAACAGCATCTCCCAGATTCCCTTCAGCGACACCCGGGCCTATGTGCAGAAGGTTTTGGACGACCGGAACAACTACCAAAATTTATACAAAAAAACTTTAAAAAACTATTGA
- a CDS encoding helix-turn-helix transcriptional regulator — MTKGINQKQKMLYLEKIFQEETDDDHGLTLQQIAEWLQKHGVNADRKTLYSDFDELRNFGLDIISSNSGRNCTYHLGKREFELAELKLLVDSVQAARFIPDKKSHALIRKLEKLASREQGKSLQRQVVIAGRVKTMNRNVYLTVDKLHQAINTNVQVRFHYTRWNTRKELVPRNKGNWFQVSPWLMILSDENYYLAAYYGETGEIRHYRVDKIKDLELLEDQPREGQKAIAQLDIPKYANMHFGMFNGEQTDVELKISQDKVGIFIDRFGKDIMLVPDGPDQVRLTVKVEVSDQFLGWIMALGTGVEITSPGWVREKMVKEAERILGVYK, encoded by the coding sequence ATGACCAAAGGGATCAACCAGAAACAGAAGATGCTGTACCTGGAAAAGATTTTCCAGGAGGAAACCGATGATGACCACGGTCTCACCCTGCAGCAGATTGCAGAATGGCTCCAGAAACACGGGGTCAATGCGGACCGGAAGACCCTGTACAGCGATTTTGACGAACTGCGGAACTTCGGTCTGGACATCATCAGTTCCAACAGCGGACGGAACTGCACCTACCACCTGGGCAAACGGGAATTCGAACTGGCCGAACTGAAGCTGCTGGTGGATTCCGTCCAGGCCGCCCGGTTCATCCCGGATAAAAAATCCCATGCTCTCATCAGGAAACTGGAAAAACTGGCCAGCCGGGAACAGGGAAAAAGTCTCCAGCGCCAGGTGGTCATCGCCGGCCGGGTGAAGACCATGAACCGGAACGTGTATCTGACCGTGGACAAACTCCACCAGGCCATCAACACCAATGTCCAGGTCCGCTTCCACTATACCCGGTGGAACACCCGGAAAGAACTGGTGCCCCGGAACAAGGGGAACTGGTTCCAGGTCAGTCCCTGGCTGATGATCCTGTCCGATGAAAACTACTATCTGGCCGCTTACTATGGGGAAACCGGAGAAATCCGCCACTACCGGGTGGACAAGATCAAGGATCTGGAACTGCTGGAAGACCAGCCCCGGGAAGGCCAGAAAGCCATTGCCCAGCTGGATATCCCCAAATATGCCAATATGCATTTCGGCATGTTCAATGGAGAACAGACCGATGTGGAACTGAAAATCAGCCAGGACAAGGTGGGCATATTCATCGACCGGTTCGGCAAGGACATCATGCTGGTCCCCGACGGGCCGGACCAGGTGCGGCTGACGGTAAAAGTGGAAGTCAGCGACCAGTTCCTGGGCTGGATCATGGCCCTGGGGACCGGAGTGGAAATCACCAGTCCCGGCTGGGTGCGGGAAAAGATGGTCAAGGAAGCAGAACGGATTTTGGGAGTATATAAATAG